GCCAAAGTACAAACCTCATAAGGTACCGAAGAACTCACACAGGTGAGAAACCGTTTAAGTGTCTggagtgtgaaaaagcttttagtGGGAAATCCGATCTTATTAGCCACCAGAGAACTCACACTGGTGAAAGACCCTACAAATGTAATAACTGTGAGAAAAGTTACCGACACCAGTCAGCCTTCATTGTTCATAAAAGAGTACATACTGGGGAGAAGCCCTATAAGTGTGGTGCCTGTGAGAAATGCTTTGGCCAGAAATCTGACCTTATTGTACACCAGAGAGTCCACACAGGTGAGAAGCCATATAAATGCTTGGAATGTATGAGAAGTTTTACCCAGAGTGCCAACCTCATCAGGCACCAGGCAACTCACACTCACACTTTTAAATGCCTTGAATATGAGAAGAGCTTCAGCTGTAGTTCAGACCTTATTGTGCATCAAAGAATTCACATGGAAGAGAAACCACATCAGTGGTCTGCGTGTAAGAGTGGCTTCCTCTTAGGCATGGACTTCGTTGCCCAACAGAAAATGAGAACTCAGACAGAGGAGCTGCATTATAAATACAGTGTCTGTGATAAAAGCTTTCATCAGAGCTCAGCCCTTCTTCAACATCAGACAATCCACATCGGTGAAAAACCATATATCTGTAATGTGCCTGAGAAAGGTCTTGAGCTCAGCCCTCCCCATGTATCAGAAGCCTCACAGATGTCTTGACCAGACAAGAAGTTgttataccttaaaaaaaaaaaaaaggatgtatgTACAATGTAAGAGAACTCACTTA
This is a stretch of genomic DNA from Capra hircus breed San Clemente unplaced genomic scaffold, ASM170441v1, whole genome shotgun sequence. It encodes these proteins:
- the LOC108634580 gene encoding zinc finger protein 322-like, with the translated sequence MSTSEERYNQRTQKRKIYHVCPQKGKKIFIHVHEITQIDDQIYQCLECEQNFCENLALIMCERTHTGEKPYRCDMCEKTFIQSSDLISHQRIHSSEKPYKCSKCEKSFWHHLALSGHQRTHAGKKFYTCDICGKNFGQSSDLLVHQRSHTGEKPYLCNECDKCFSQSTNLIRYRRTHTGEKPFKCLECEKAFSGKSDLISHQRTHTGERPYKCNNCEKSYRHQSAFIVHKRVHTGEKPYKCGACEKCFGQKSDLIVHQRVHTGEKPYKCLECMRSFTQSANLIRHQATHTHTFKCLEYEKSFSCSSDLIVHQRIHMEEKPHQWSACKSGFLLGMDFVAQQKMRTQTEELHYKYSVCDKSFHQSSALLQHQTIHIGEKPYICNVPEKGLELSPPHVSEASQMS